Genomic window (Festucalex cinctus isolate MCC-2025b chromosome 7, RoL_Fcin_1.0, whole genome shotgun sequence):
gttgcAATAATGGATACTGTTaggattattatgtatatattattccatattttctcttttattgcatagagttaattttaaagcatataCTCAGTACTTCACTATCAGTTTGGGTTGCTGTATGTGTATTCAACCTAAGGACGTCTGGAatgcgggaatgaagaacttcacACCAGGACAGGAGACAGCATTCAAGGATTAGTGATCAAAGGATGTCTTCTGTGTTAATGactattgtatttgtgatgccaCAATGCTGCTATTTCTCCGCCTctttttgtgaccatttgttagcgaactctatgaaaagacaagaaatgtgaatgtgtgtcggagtgggccagaggattgtgaccagcacacatctcttgctcatctctccttgtacaagtaaaggccttgttttttctcattttaatgtctgtctcctcatttgtgcagtttaaaaatgtcatagatggtgtttaaacctgacaGATACACAGACAGATATTAGACTGTttatacaaaatgtattttgtaattCTATGACACGAAGGGACTAAAAAAGATACATgacaattgataaaaaaaataaataaaggaaaaacATGGGGGAAAAGTTcaaatatgagaaaaaaagtcataataggagaaacattcattttgtaagaataaagtcaaagcgaggttttttttttgcaaatgaatGATAGAACAAAGccttaatattaatttttctttATCATTTGTTTAGTACTTTGAATATTGTCATAttccccagaaaaaaaatgactttgaaaagattttaTTCTCATGAATTACAACCAGATTTTAGTATAATTACAGCTACTTTTGCACAGGTGAGTGATGCCCAAACCTTATTGTTttaactgtattaaaaaaaaatcaaaaatcaaaatcaaaactcaTCCTAATACTGTCAGGACTTGCTTGATGTCGGAACATTCATATACACTTTGTGGTCGTCGTCTGTGAAGAGATGACACAAGgggtaataataatttaaaaaaaaagaaagaatcatTACTGGATCATGCGCATGCACAAACATATCACACTATTTATTGCCTTACTGTCTTTTCGGGGCTTGTGATTTTTGCGATGCCGAATGCGGGCACATCGGTAGACGATGCTGACCAGGATGACGGTCAACAGCACATCCGCACTTATAATACATGCTAGCATGCCAGGATCGATCTTGTAGCATGACACTGAGCTGCCTGCTGGGGTAGACGACACATAAACACATGGTGGAgtgggcgcaaaaaaaaaaaaaaaaaaaaagaaggcatgGAAAAATTGAATCAAGCCTGAGCAGAGATGAATCCATTTATTTACACCATGTTATTGTGGGTGTAGAATTGCACTATATTTGgaaatgtttctaatattttgtctcATTTTGCGAGATGATAAACGACAAACATATTTGGAACACATTTCATTGTGATGCAATTTTATTCCACAATACAAATGGACTCCTGAAAATTTGAGATCCTGACAAAGTCGTggacaaaataaacaactgcgTTAGGTTTACTTGTGTCAAAGTACACATCATTAGGGTCACATTTTACATCATGAAAACCAAATCTGAACTTGAGTACTTGCTTTTGAAAATATAGAAGTTTTCAAACTACTTTCACCACCCGAACCTTCTGTATAGTCCACCAATATAAACAGAAAAGCAAGGGCACTAAAATTGAGGaactgtgcaggtgtacctaatgttttggctTCAAATGAATGAACTTACCTCGGACGGCCACAGTTTGGTctttaaaagagaaaaagaaacatATCTCAATCATAACACTTCTGCATTTGGAGCACTTTACCTTTTGGCAGTCATTATTTCCGTATTGAAATTAGCTTGTGGTTTTACTTCCTGCACAGGAAAGACCAATTCATGAGAACGAAAAGAAAGTCATACTTACTGCAGAGTAACGAGAAGAACAGGACAAATAATTTGCTGCATGCCATTGTAcctgtgatttttgtttttttttggggggggatacatgACATGACTGACCAAAAgtgtagatttttgaaaaaatatgacattttctaaattgtgaCTTGTGAGGTTTCATCAACATGTATTGTAGTTATTTCTTGTATTATTGAGAGTTTATTTCTGTAGATTCTGAATTAAAACGCATGAGTTGATAATCAAGACAAATGTTCTATTATTGTCACAACCCCgtcaaacatttttatattgATGGGCGAGTTTCAATGCTCTTACCTGATGGCGATGTTGATGTGCCATCCACGAACCagaagatgatgatgacgtAAAACTTCAAATGCGTCTGGAGTTTGGGCTTCGCTGTCACTAACAACATGGCCCCGCCCTCTTTTGCCCTTTTCAACGTCAGTTCTCCTTTCTTAACAGTGGAGGGCGCTGTCTGTACAAGAATTCGCCCATTACCTGTACTGCgttacagttttttttcccagttgctaaaacacaaaaatgacttgCATTATTGCATAGCACAATTATTTAAACGGGCACACAGAGAGCAAGACCGCTTGAGAGGTtgcttggatggatggatggatggatggatggatggatggatggatggatggatggatggatggatggatggatggatggatggatggatattttcctGCAATTTTCTTTCTGTGTCCTGTTTTGTGAACATATATTTGTTCACTTCAATGTAAACACATCTGCTGTGCATATGTTGTACTGAGTtctgaaaaatttaaaaaataaaagtcgaTTCAAATTGCTAAAAAGTTTGAACAGCATTTGTATATATTCaaatatgtctgtgcttgtgaacAATCTGAAGAATGTTCTACAATTGGAACTATTTTAGTATTTTGTCGTAGCACGAAAGATGCCAGCATTATGCCCAACAGTGTGTAGTTGATGAGACCATTTGgatatttcaaaacaaatacaacaatcttaaaatgtatttatttgtattaaactTTCGTgtacaatacatttgcatttaagcTTTGAGAAcagttttttccccctgaacATTTATTAAGGTACAATTTTCTATTCAACACTTATGTACAAtactttttaatatattattatttaatttatttcattttcctttgaacatttttttacgTTCAAACTGTGAATAATGTTATAGTGGcttacaataataaatacactttttttttaatgaatagtaAGGGTTCTACTGTACttcttactgtattttaatgagaCAATTCTGGTGGTACTGTGCAGTGCCAGAGCGCTACCACTACTGCCCACTAGGTGTCGTAACTGAGCCAGTAGATCACGGCATCAAACGCTGCAGTTCGAAGACAAAAAAAGTCCGCAGTCATTTGGCACAATCATCCATTCAAACTCGCAATCCAAATGACTCGATAAGATCCAACCTGTCATATACAAGGCACGCCCATTTTCACAACTTGCCACAACGTAAAGATTTTGCTGATCAAATGTTTCCctcttttattcatttactaaACACATCTCAACATCTTCTTCGACTATAGCAAATTCATGTCATTTTATTCTCCCCCCAACAATGgttcaaataaatcaaatgtacAAGAGAGGAGTTTGCTAACATGAAGTAAAAATATATAGccgcaataataacaataatcataaattCTATCAACAGTTAGTATATGGAAATCTTACTACTCAATTGAGCTATATTTTGTTCATGAAATTTCAAAGTACACAAAAGTTTTGTGCCACATTCTTcacatttgtaattattatcTGGCTGCCTTGTTTACACGTTACCGTGTGAAAGGAAAACTTTAGTAGCAAGACATATGTAGCTATATgattgaatttattattattattgtgtgttaTGCTATTTGTATCGTTATATTGTTGACTTTTAGAGGCATTATTTCAATATCAACGCTGTACTTTATCAAGGGTGAAGCTTCacaattcttcttattatcatcattatataGTTGACAGCCATCTTCGTTAAAGTGGGAAGTACGCACACACTCAAGAAAGAAAAAGGCGTGgatgacacacgcacacgcacacgcacacgcacacgcgcgagTGTGTCGAGTAGTCAACAAGACGCCAAACAGACTTCAGACGTCAGACAACAAACATCTGCACGCCGGTCGAGCTGCTGTTTGATTTCATCCATCTCATAGCAACCAAGACGAAGAGTTGTGAGACATGCACTTTGAGAAAGGTACGTTCATTTTCAGCACTTTTTTCCATTCATGTTCTTCGGTGGACATTTCCAACTAGTGACTGTTGATGTTACGAGGAATCCCTTACTCGTTATTTTCTTACTATTTTCGTTTCACATTTTTTCTATATATAGgctaaatataaatatagtgATGGTGTACAGTAAAGTATTCTGTTAGTATGTAGATGATGTGATAAACACATCTCTATTTCCCTCTCGCcctctgtttttatttctttttgaaaaacatattttttcatGCTCTCTGATTCTGTTAGACCGCAAAAGGAGGAAATTGGCACAGTGCTGCTTGTTTCGGTCCGTCtttcgttttcttttcttttttcccctgtgAGGAGGGAGGCCAGAAGAGAAAGGTCACTGGAATCCCCGTCTTCCCTCCCACACACATGACTCAGTGTCCAGGCAGGGTTTCCCACTGCCCGCATTTGAATATGGTAAAGGGCAACCCGAACGCCAATCAAGTTTCAATGTATGGATAACTGCGCCTGCTGTACAGCTGCATGACCATTGCATAAAGAATGATACAAAATGTTGCTGATTCAAAGTCAGCTCAGGGATCCCTCATTACTTCTTTACTTGGTCGATAACTTAATACAGTATTTGTCCCGTGATTGTCTGGCAAATTGTAATTACGTGCTTCCTGTGACACTGAAGAGGATAAAATAACAGATGGATGTCTCACTATTTCTTCATCCAGTCCAACTTCTCTCAACTACtgagcaaacttttttttgtgtggtttgCATCATGTGACCTAAGTTGACATTTCCTTATAAAGATCAAATGTCTCAAGAGTGAGTGATGTGTAGTTGCACCTTTTCAACTCAAGCATGAAATTCAGTCGTCATTAGTCATATAAAGTGACCTTTAGGGGGCATTTAACATAACTGCTCAAGGACCTGTTGTAAATTTAGAGCTAGAAGTTTGCCATTATTCTCTGTTATtgatttccttttaacattttagtGCCACggagaaagaaaaacacaataatcACCATCAGTTGTGTTTACACACACTCATAGATTTGAATAATCGTAAGTGTCTCCCAGTAATCACTACAGCTGCTGTAGACTGACACATTCACAGTACGGCATTCGAGAAGGGACAAATTCTATTGTCACTCATTggcgtattatttatttatttattgttaatcTTCTGCTGCAGACACCCCCTCCCCGTTACGTGTGATATGTCAGCAcgtccgccatattggatgtggacgTAACCACAAAATCTGCAAGTTGAAGTTGTAAAATTGTGTTACAATAGCCAAGTTCAATCAGAAGTAATGTTTTATTCTTAATCCTATGAGATGTGGCTTTGAGTACAAAACGGTTGATAAACTCTTCAAGGGGTGTGAAGCATCTTCACAATCACTGATTGTTGCCACGTTGAGGTATGATTCAGCACCCAAGTCACTCTGCCTTGGTTATATGTCGTCAAATCGGTAAGGTCATGCTCTGATGCTATTTTGCTGCCAGTGGTACAACTGGACAAAACAGTACAGGAGGACTATCCCCAAATTCTTGAAATTCACTTCAAATCAACAGCTGCTAGACAATTATCACTTACGCACAATTGAGTGTTACAACAGGGGAAGGACTGCTAGCACACATCAGAAGTGATTTTAGAATGGATAAAACATGACATTACGATCTCAGGATGATATTCCAAAAAGCCCAACATGAATCCAATTAGTATGTGGAGTATGCTTAAAAGTCTCGTCAATGCCAAGATAGCAACCAATCCAAAGCGTCAAAGTGAACCAAACAgagtgacattgaaaagatGTTAGCTTGTGTGTTCTGTATTCATCTAATATGTTCATGTTTTGAATGCCTCCAGTTCTTGATTTCCAGCTCGCAGAAGTTGTATGTTACACAACCGTTCAACCCACAAAACAGAACCGTTCAAATAAAAGACAGCATTAAAAAGACAGCATTACTGCCCATGACACATCAAAACATCAGACCACAACAGCAAGTGTAGTGCAGCAAAGTCGAAAGCAGACAAGCAAACGCGTGCCAACGTGACGTCTGGCGTCTGGTGTCACGCTAAAGGAAGATGTGGTTTGTGTTCTGTGAGTGTAACAGGACGATGTCATAGAAAAGATTGTCGGCAATCCCATTGTGAAGGTTTTCTGTTCAACCTCATGTGTCTTCCTAATGGAGACGGTGTGTCAGATCACAGAGTGGAAATGATGTGTGCTTTTTTCCTATTGTACCTGTCAAAGGAAATATCAACCAGGGCACAACCTCAAATAGGTAATGGAGAAACATCAGTCAGTGTACTATAGCATCAATTGATAGATCAGTATTTCAAAACTTGCTATTAATTTGCGCTTCTTCTCACGAGTAGGCGATGGTGGTTGAGTTGAGGCCGATCTCAGCTGACTTTAGACCAGATTGGAATGTTGGAGGAGGCCAGAATGCCAgcagaaaacccacacaaacaATGGGCAAACATTTCTTACCTGTTCTTTGACACCAGAAACAAATGAATGATTACTGCTGAATACACAAATCAGCATGTCACTATTGTTGCCACACAGTGCCAAAGGAGAAGCCAGGCTGCACTCTGCCCACAGTGAAGAAACTATTGGAACAGAAGAGGAAGCGAGAGACGTCCTCGGGGTTTTCCTCCTTTCCCACAAACACAACTGGTGCCGCTGCTCACGACATGCTTACTGTGAGAAAAGCATATTTGTCTGACTACAGAGTACAGTATTGTGTACTACTAACTTATTTTCTATCTTTACTCCCACAGCACCTGCCAGCACCAGAACAAGTGACCTGCTCAGGCAAGCCTCGGACAATTCACACGCAGCTTTGATGAAAACGTCATCTGTTCTTAGTAGGCGTCTTCCTCCCTCATATTCAGGCGCATCGAGCAGCTCCCCGCACATGCCAGCTGTGACTTGTGAACAGTGGACCCCCATGCAGCAGTCGACCCTCTCTTATGACCCCAACCAACCTGGAACAAGCTTTGCTGTCGGCTACGGCGTCCCAACAGACGCAGATTTCAGCTCCCACCAGCAGCGTCAAGGATTCGCATCTCAATCTTATGTGAGGGAAAATGTCTTGAGTGGCAAAAGCACGAATGACTTCAAGTCAACTGACCTGATGTTCTTTTGAGCAGGAATGTCTGATGGCAGCTTCACATGAGAGCGCAGCTTCCACTTGGCCCGCTGTGGAGCCGACGCAGGGCCCCCAGCCTACTTTCGGGTCATGGTTAGACACGGGGACGCTCGACAAGGCCAGGATGCTGCTGACAGACATGAACCACAGTCGAATCATCTGCCAGGATGAGGATGGAGACACGTGAGTGCTCAGCGGTGTGATTGTGCGAACTCCACCAAGTCTTTGGATTTCGTGAATGCACGAGAAACTCCTTCTTTGTCACTTTTGATATAAATACAAAGATAATCCAACTGGGTTATATCGAGCACATTCACAAGCACACTAAACTCGCTCAACGACCTGCCCGTTTTTACGCCGAGCAC
Coding sequences:
- the hcst gene encoding hematopoietic cell signal transducer — its product is MLLVTAKPKLQTHLKFYVIIIFWFVDGTSTSPSGTMACSKLFVLFFSLLCNQTVAVRAGSSVSCYKIDPGMLACIISADVLLTVILVSIVYRCARIRHRKNHKPRKDNDDHKVYMNVPTSSKS